Part of the Brassica oleracea var. oleracea cultivar TO1000 chromosome C8, BOL, whole genome shotgun sequence genome is shown below.
CAACATTGCGATATGTAAATCAACGCATACATCATAATTTTGTTTGAAGTAGAAATTAATGTTAACGTGTGTTTTAACTTATGTATGTATGTTTTTTGGTATAAATGTTACGATTGTATGTTCTTTGCTACTTTTGCATAAAGAGGTAAATTCTAATTATGGAATCAATCACGCGTATGTGTGTATATGCAATTATACAACAGAAGAAATATAGTACTTTCTTTTTGAGGTTAAAGAAAACTGAAAAAGCTTACAATGCCACCCGAAGATTCTAGGTTCCGACTCTCGTTTCTGAAAATATGAATATATTATCGTACGTTAAAAGATTAATAGTTTTATAACAAATTGAGAAGTTTGGTGGGTCGCAATTGGAATGTTAGACACACCCCACCTCCGATTCTCCCCTTTTTCGGTGTGACCACGTAATCACAGTTTAACGTATATTAACATTAAATATAACTATATGTTTGGTAAAGTAATCGGTAAATCTATGTGTAATACTATTTTTTTTTGATAACCCCGGCCCCACCGAAGTGGTCTAGACTAGAAACCGAAGTGAGCATGGACGCTGCCAGGGCGTCACCATGTGGCTCACCGTGTAACGGTCTTCGGTCTCGGATGCTGCAGCCCACATGTAAATTCCGCAGTGGCCAAGGTTCGAACCGGACGTGTAATACTATTTTACTTGATACCCGGTAACTTGAAAGCGTACGTAAAGAAAAAAGTGATTGCCCAAAAAAAATGGTAAAAAGAAACTGAGGTATATTTTAACTGAAAATGTTTGGACTAAATTAATCATGTTAATGTTAGACTAATCCTTAGTTAGTATGCTAATGATCTAGTCGCAAATTGAACCTTAGCATTTTAATGTAATAGAAACATAATCGTCAAATAAACAAACAAATAGATTATGTATATTTCTCTACCTAGCCATGGTTTTTTTTGTAAAATGTGATAATCATATGTTTTAATATTATATTTAATAATCAAAATTTATTTAAGAGAAAAAGATAAAAATAGCACTAAATCAAGTTTTTGTTCCCAAACTAGCACTTAAGGTCAAAAGTCACAAAAATAGCACTTAATCTTTTATCAAAAGTCACAAACTTAGAGTTTAGGGTTTAGGGTTTAGAGTTGAGAAATGAGGTTTTGGGGATAAGATTTCAAATTTTGAAAAATAAAAAAATTAAAACTTTCAAAGGATAAACTTAGAAATGTGCTATTTTGGTCATTTTAGTTTTTGAGTGCTATTTTTGTGATATAAACTTGGAAATGTGCTATTTTGGAGATTTGCCCTTTATTTAATCTAGCCCAGATATATATTTTTAATTAATCTCATATGCTATACATACATAAATATATATATATATATCGACGCATTTCTTTGCATCGATATTTTACAAAATGAGATTAACCTTAAGAGTTGGTTATATGAATCATCAGAAGTTTACAAAAACGACCAATCATGGAGGAATAAGTTAATAGAAACGAGTGGAGATATCATAATTTTTTTTTTTTGTAAACTGGCTTTCTGAGGTTAACTCATAATTCATAAATGATAGTTTAAGATTCTTCTTCTCGCTTTTCTGCATTATCTCCTCTACCTTATCACTATGCCCATCACATTCATATCCTCTCCATAGGCCATTCCCAATTCTAATAAGACGAGGCGTATCAAAAATGTCTTCTTAAATTGTCAATGAATCCTCCTAAATTTATTTGTTTCCCCCCACTTTCTAGTCTACTAGTATAGACTCTTATCTTTGAACGATTAAAAATAAGAGTTTGTAGTATTTGTTTGTCACTGCTGCAGAGAGTGTATTATCACATATTGACATGTCAATAAAAAATGATGTCAAAACTTTTTTTATCATAGTTTTTATTTGTTTCTTTATGTTGTAACTGAATGAATTACTCATTGATCGATCTGAGGCGTTAGCTAACAAACTATTTTTGTTTATTACATCAACATTCTGTAATATTATTATTATTATTATTATTATTATTATTATTATTATTATTATCATTATTATTATTATCATCATATTTAACAATAGAATGATTATAAAACCACGTATTGCATGGTTGCATTTTTTAGTTTCTACTATTGTCAGATAATTACTTTTTGTTTGCTCAAAAAAAAATTACTTTTTTTTTTGTTGTCAAACAACCATAATAATTACTAACCTCAATAAATCCAATGTTAATGGTTATGCCTCTAATAGTAATACATATGTTGTGTTGTGTATTTTTTATGAATATGAAAGAGAATATTTACGAACTAAAGATTCAAAAAGAAAAAGAAAGAATAAAGGCTTTAACAAAAAAAAGAATAATAGTTGCCTTCGACCCTAACAGTAACAGCCTTATGAATAACAGTCACTCTTACAATGTCGCAGTGAATAAAAAGTGATTATTATTCTCAATTTATTATGCATGTGTCTGGATTCGAATCAGGAAAATGGGAGTTGAAAAGACAAATCTAGAGGGAGAGATTAGCTTTGATAGAATATTAGACTATTAGTATAACATTAAGTGTTTAGAAGAAAAATAAGAGAATATGGCGCAAATATGAAGCTTTTAAGAAGTTTAATTTAAATACGTCCTAGTACTAATAGATTACGTTTTCTCCTTTTCCCATAAGATGTAGAGATTTATGAGTGAGCCTTTGTGGATCGTCGTGTGCCAAAAGTTTATACATATTAATATCTAATACATGTTTTATGAGTGAGCCTTTGTGGATCGTCGTGTGCCAAAAGTTTATACATATTAATATCTAGTGATTTTTTTCTAAATCCAATGTTATGATAGTCATGAGTTTACTACAGGCAATGTTTTGCAAAGGAATGTTGTTTCTCCCAATAAAGAGAAATTGTTTAACAAATCCCAACCTACAACAATCAAATTTTGAGATGTTTTCATACCTTTAGGCCCATTAGACTACTGATCCATGTTCTATGACAGCAATCTTAACGAACCCATTGGGCCATGGATTTCTCGAATCTCGCCTTTGATAAATGTGCGATTACGGAAGACGAGAACAAACTTGCTACTTTAGTCTTTTTCATACGTCTACCGAACATTGAATCATTTTAAATTATGCGTTAGTTGTTGTCTTTGTTTCTTTCTTCGTGTCGGGACAGTTCCGTGTTAGTAAATTCAATTAAACATTTTTTTGTGGAAAACCAGAGATATAGTTAGGTTCATTATTAAAGAACAAAACGAGAAGATTTATTTTTATTTATATGGATTAATAACTTGTTTATATATGCAAGTAGCCGACAACTTATAATTTGATTCGAAAAATCTTTATACAATCTCATCATTTCGAACAGATGTTAGTATGACGAGTATTTTTATGAGTTTTTTAATTATACAATACTACTCACTCATTCAAAAAAAGTTTCCAGGAAAATTGATCTAACGGTTCAGAAAAGAGAATAATGTAGGATCGATCCACTGGATCTTTCTTTCTGTCGCGACCTACCATGAGTAAAGTAAACGCAAGTTTCAAGTCAAGGTGTTGATGATGAATACCAATTATAATGTGTCAAGAATACGTCACCACGATGACGTAATCTCATAACTGCTTCATGTCGTTTTATCCACAAAGATCATCATCTGACGCAATCGAAACGTTGGTATCTCCGCATTCTTTTACCTTTGTACCCCTCTTTGTCGATTTTTTCTTCCAAAAACGTTTTCAAAGTGTTTGAATTGTTTTTCTTTTGGGAAATTAAACATACAAATATCAAAGTCTTTTTTTTTGACTAAAAGTACCAAAGTCCATAGTTTATTACATACAAATTAATTTTTGGAGTATTTCTGGTTTAAAATATAGTATTGTTAAAGAATAAAGCTAGAATAAAAGTTAAGAAAGACTAAAAGGAGCTGAGGACAGGTTGTTTTTGTCATTTTGCTAAGAAGTTTCGTGACGTCTAATTCTTCCTTTAAACAGACAAATATAGGAATATTAACCCATCTCACTCACTCAAGTTTCCAAACTCATTTTCACTTGGTAAATGTATCCCAAACAACTTAATCTACACGATTGCCCCTCTAATGCCCTTAAGACCATGAAGAACGAGAAGGACCAAAATGTGGAGATCAAGGAGGTCAACATGATCGACAAGAGAGAAAGAGAAGAGGAAGAGGAAGAAGAGAGGAAGATTGATACGTTCTTTAAGCTTATCAAAACGTATCAAGAAGCACGAAAACGAAGACGTGAAGAGTTCACTGGGAACTCTGGCGAGGCGAGGAAGAAATGGAACGGGGGAGAGAGATCCTGCGTTGTGGTCCCGGCGTTTCTTCCGGAAGATTTCTCTGAGTGTCGTATGGATTTGAAGCCAGTGATGGTTGTTGCTGATCACAAGGAAGATGATATCAAGTTGAAAGAAGAGGAAGATGAAGAAGCAAAGAAGGAGGGACAAGAAGAG
Proteins encoded:
- the LOC106310501 gene encoding protein NIM1-INTERACTING 1-like — protein: MYPKQLNLHDCPSNALKTMKNEKDQNVEIKEVNMIDKREREEEEEEERKIDTFFKLIKTYQEARKRRREEFTGNSGEARKKWNGGERSCVVVPAFLPEDFSECRMDLKPVMVVADHKEDDIKLKEEEDEEAKKEGQEETGLDLNLAL